Proteins encoded together in one Cardiocondyla obscurior isolate alpha-2009 linkage group LG07, Cobs3.1, whole genome shotgun sequence window:
- the Tnpo-sr gene encoding transportin-3 isoform X1, which translates to MDSPPNLETVYQAVFSLYNNTNPAEPGKASLWLGELQRSVFAWKIADEMLHQKRNIESCYFAAQTMRTKIQLSFHELPQEAHTSLRDSLMEHISQINEHTNSAIVTQLCLALTDLALQMSSWQKPVVDLINRFGGNTTHLWPLLEIMTVFPEEVNSRSLRLGANHRQHILQELSATADTVTEFLKMCLKNSGDNLQIQITILRCFTSWITVHAISLKAVPSSEVVVYALQVLSNHMAVSQLHETATDCICVILQVLGEDSNTNRDSDNETNIQLQQLQLCLFTSVMNLEQPYHLSVAHEDMEKSINYCRIFTELAETFLETMVTGSEDGKQHYAIKILDLVLTCVGHHDYEVAQITFNLWYRLSEILYRKNNDDLNAVFRPHIERLIGALCRHCQMEPDHLGLVEEGGGGEDFADFRNRVSDLIKDVVFVVGSSHCFRQMFSSLTGGPGPQGQPVRTPTWDSTEAALFIMQAVAKNILPEENDVVPKVVEAILNLPENTHIAVRYTSILLLGELCEWIDRHPQSLEPVLNFLLDCLNQKGLGSAASGALLSICTACPLHMTTHFSGLLQIARSLDNFAISNDAAIGLLKGVSIILARLPHEEITPAIRELCCFQASSLWTLLADRVPIERGTKTDPVIWLDRLAAIFKHTNPQIDDPNKPHPCQSVVTEMWPVLSNVCETYQRDVRVIERCCRCIRFAVRCVGKNSAHLLEPIVKQIVPLYTVHKHSCFLYLGSILVDEYATDSECVWNLVNMLQAFIGPTFALLEQEDGLKNHPDTVDDLFRLCARFLQRAPIPLLHSPVMVSIVDCAIMACSLDHRDANSSVMKFFYDLLHSGRSYKDRSDYTIRRQLVQSILQEKGQTLIIKLLHAAVFELSSYMLSDVADVIIELTRNDADLMSKWLEEAIKTMPAQNAGGAPTATPDQLLEFHSTVTRSETPKTVTYALRNFARLYR; encoded by the exons ATGGATTCCCCGCCGAACCTGGAGACCGTCTACCAGGCCGTGTTCTCTTTATATAACAACACAAATCCGGCCGAGCCAGGAAAAGCGTCGCTATGGCTGGGAGAACTGCAAAGATCG GTATTTGCGTGGAAAATAGCGGACGAAATGTTACATCAAAAACGGAACATAGAATCCTGTTATTTCGCTGCGCAAACCATGCGCACCAAAATCCAGCTCTCCTTCCACGAATTGCCTCAAGAAGCTCATACTTCATTAAGAGATTCATTAATGGAACATATATCACAAATTAATGAACACACTAACTCTGCCATTGTTACTCAG TTGTGTTTAGCTTTAACAGACCTGGCCCTACAAATGTCCTCCTGGCAAAAGCCAGTggtagatttaattaataggtTTGGAGGAAACACTACTCATTTATGGCCACTGCTTGAAATAATGACTGTATTTCCAGAAGAAGTAAATTCAAGATCACTCAg gctgGGTGCTAATCACAGACAGCATATATTGCAAGAACTCAGTGCAACTGCAGACACTGTAACAGAGTTTTTG AAAATGTGCCTAAAAAACAGCGGTGATAATTTACAAATCCAAATCACTATTTTGAGATGTTTTACCAGCTGGATAACAGTTCACGCAATATCACTTAAAGCCGTACCCTCGAGCGAGGTAGTCGTTTATGCCTTGCAA gtaCTCAGCAATCATATGGCTGTTTCACAACTTCACGAAACGGCTACTGACTGTATCTGTGTAATTTTACAAGTGTTAGGGGAAGATAGCAATACTAATCGTGATAGCGACAACGAAACAAATATACAGTTACAACAATTGCAGTTGTGTCTTTTCACAAGCGTAATGAATTTAGAACAACCATATCACTTGTCTGTTGCACACGAGGATAtggaaaa GTCTATAAATTATTGCCGAATATTTACGGAGTTGGCCGAAACATTTTTAGAAACTATGGTGACGGGTAGTGAAGATGGAAAACAGCATTacgctattaaaattttagatcTTGTCCTTACATGTGTTGGTCATCATGATTACGAg gttgCACagataacttttaatttgtgGTATCGATTATCAGAAATTCTTTATCGAAAGAATAATGATGATCTTAATGCAGTATTTCGACCTCATATTGAAAGACTGATCGGTGCCCTTTGCAGGCATTGTCAAATGGAACCAGATCAT tTGGGTCTTGTGGAagaagggggaggaggagaagaCTTCGCTGATTTTCGAAATCGCGTATCAGATTTGATAAAAGATGTGGTGTTCGTAGTTGGAAGTAGCCATTGTTTCCGACAAATGTTCTCTTCGTTGACCGGAGGACCTGGCCCACAAGGTCAACCTGTACGTACGCCTACTTGGGACTCGACCGAAGCTGCACTTTTTATAATGCAAGCAGtggcaaaaaatattttacc AGAAGAAAATGACGTGGTTCCGAAAGTGGTGGAAGCTATTCTTAATTTACCAGAAAACACACACATAGCGGTACGCTATACTAGTATACTTCTCTTAGGCGAGCTATGTGAATGGATAGATAGGCATCCACAATCATTAG aaccagttttaaattttctcttaGATTGTTTAAATCAAAAAGGATTGGGAAGTGCCGCTTCAGGCGCATTATTAAGCATATGTACAGCTTGTCCGTTACATATGACTACACATTTTTCTGGACTTTTGCAAATAGCGCGTTCTCTTGATAATTTTGCTATTAGTAATGACGCAGCTATTGGCCTACTAAAAG GCGTGTCAATAATTTTGGCAAGATTACCACATGAAGAAATTACTCCGGCAATAAGAGAACTATGCTGCTTCCAAGCAAGTTCTCTGTGGACGCTTTTGGCAGATAGAGTTCCAATCGAGAGAGGAACAAAGACTGATCCTGTGATATGGCTGGATAGATTAGCCGCTATATTTAAGCACACTAATCCTCAAATTGATGACCCTAATAAACCTCATCCATGTCAAAGTGTAGTCACTGAA ATGTGGCCGGTATTGTCAAATGTATGTGAAACATATCAACGAGATGTAAGAGTCATAGAAAGATGTTGCCGTTGTATACGTTTTGCAGTGCGCTGTGTAGGTAAAAATTCTGCCCATTTGCTCGAACCAATTGTAAAACAG aTCGTACCGTTGTATACGGTACATAAACATAGCTGTTTCTTATACCTTGGTTCTATATTAGTGGATGAGTACGCAACTGATTCGGAATGTGTTTGGAATCTCGTAAATATGTTACAAGCTTTTATTGGTCCTACTTTTGCTCTTCTTGAACAAGAAGATGGTTTAAAAAATCATCCTGACACAGTAGACGATCTATTCAGGCTGTGTGCTAG ATTTCTTCAAAGAGCTCCTATTCCTTTATTACATTCTCCTGTTATGGTGAGCATTGTAGATTGCGCTATAATGGCTTGCAGTTTGGATCATCGGGATGCTAATAGCTCagtaatgaaatttttttatgatcttTTACATAGTGGCCGCAGTTATAAG GATCGATCGGACTATACGATACGGCGACAACTGGTACAAAGTATATTACAAGAAAAAGGTCAAAcattaatcataaaattattacatgcTGCAGTGTTTGAGTTGTCTTCTTACATGCTATCTGACGTGGCGGATGTTATAATCGAACTTACCCGAAATGATGCAGAC CTTATGTCAAAATGGTTGGAAGAAGCTATTAAGACAATGCCAGCGCAAAATGCAGGAGGAGCTCCGACAGCAACACCCGATCAACTACTTGAATTTCACAGTACAGTCACAAG GTCAGAAACACCAAAAACCGTCACATATGCTCTACGAAATTTCGCGCGCCTGTATCGctaa
- the Tnpo-sr gene encoding transportin-3 isoform X2 → MCLKNSGDNLQIQITILRCFTSWITVHAISLKAVPSSEVVVYALQVLSNHMAVSQLHETATDCICVILQVLGEDSNTNRDSDNETNIQLQQLQLCLFTSVMNLEQPYHLSVAHEDMEKSINYCRIFTELAETFLETMVTGSEDGKQHYAIKILDLVLTCVGHHDYEVAQITFNLWYRLSEILYRKNNDDLNAVFRPHIERLIGALCRHCQMEPDHLGLVEEGGGGEDFADFRNRVSDLIKDVVFVVGSSHCFRQMFSSLTGGPGPQGQPVRTPTWDSTEAALFIMQAVAKNILPEENDVVPKVVEAILNLPENTHIAVRYTSILLLGELCEWIDRHPQSLEPVLNFLLDCLNQKGLGSAASGALLSICTACPLHMTTHFSGLLQIARSLDNFAISNDAAIGLLKGVSIILARLPHEEITPAIRELCCFQASSLWTLLADRVPIERGTKTDPVIWLDRLAAIFKHTNPQIDDPNKPHPCQSVVTEMWPVLSNVCETYQRDVRVIERCCRCIRFAVRCVGKNSAHLLEPIVKQIVPLYTVHKHSCFLYLGSILVDEYATDSECVWNLVNMLQAFIGPTFALLEQEDGLKNHPDTVDDLFRLCARFLQRAPIPLLHSPVMVSIVDCAIMACSLDHRDANSSVMKFFYDLLHSGRSYKDRSDYTIRRQLVQSILQEKGQTLIIKLLHAAVFELSSYMLSDVADVIIELTRNDADLMSKWLEEAIKTMPAQNAGGAPTATPDQLLEFHSTVTRSETPKTVTYALRNFARLYR, encoded by the exons ATGTGCCTAAAAAACAGCGGTGATAATTTACAAATCCAAATCACTATTTTGAGATGTTTTACCAGCTGGATAACAGTTCACGCAATATCACTTAAAGCCGTACCCTCGAGCGAGGTAGTCGTTTATGCCTTGCAA gtaCTCAGCAATCATATGGCTGTTTCACAACTTCACGAAACGGCTACTGACTGTATCTGTGTAATTTTACAAGTGTTAGGGGAAGATAGCAATACTAATCGTGATAGCGACAACGAAACAAATATACAGTTACAACAATTGCAGTTGTGTCTTTTCACAAGCGTAATGAATTTAGAACAACCATATCACTTGTCTGTTGCACACGAGGATAtggaaaa GTCTATAAATTATTGCCGAATATTTACGGAGTTGGCCGAAACATTTTTAGAAACTATGGTGACGGGTAGTGAAGATGGAAAACAGCATTacgctattaaaattttagatcTTGTCCTTACATGTGTTGGTCATCATGATTACGAg gttgCACagataacttttaatttgtgGTATCGATTATCAGAAATTCTTTATCGAAAGAATAATGATGATCTTAATGCAGTATTTCGACCTCATATTGAAAGACTGATCGGTGCCCTTTGCAGGCATTGTCAAATGGAACCAGATCAT tTGGGTCTTGTGGAagaagggggaggaggagaagaCTTCGCTGATTTTCGAAATCGCGTATCAGATTTGATAAAAGATGTGGTGTTCGTAGTTGGAAGTAGCCATTGTTTCCGACAAATGTTCTCTTCGTTGACCGGAGGACCTGGCCCACAAGGTCAACCTGTACGTACGCCTACTTGGGACTCGACCGAAGCTGCACTTTTTATAATGCAAGCAGtggcaaaaaatattttacc AGAAGAAAATGACGTGGTTCCGAAAGTGGTGGAAGCTATTCTTAATTTACCAGAAAACACACACATAGCGGTACGCTATACTAGTATACTTCTCTTAGGCGAGCTATGTGAATGGATAGATAGGCATCCACAATCATTAG aaccagttttaaattttctcttaGATTGTTTAAATCAAAAAGGATTGGGAAGTGCCGCTTCAGGCGCATTATTAAGCATATGTACAGCTTGTCCGTTACATATGACTACACATTTTTCTGGACTTTTGCAAATAGCGCGTTCTCTTGATAATTTTGCTATTAGTAATGACGCAGCTATTGGCCTACTAAAAG GCGTGTCAATAATTTTGGCAAGATTACCACATGAAGAAATTACTCCGGCAATAAGAGAACTATGCTGCTTCCAAGCAAGTTCTCTGTGGACGCTTTTGGCAGATAGAGTTCCAATCGAGAGAGGAACAAAGACTGATCCTGTGATATGGCTGGATAGATTAGCCGCTATATTTAAGCACACTAATCCTCAAATTGATGACCCTAATAAACCTCATCCATGTCAAAGTGTAGTCACTGAA ATGTGGCCGGTATTGTCAAATGTATGTGAAACATATCAACGAGATGTAAGAGTCATAGAAAGATGTTGCCGTTGTATACGTTTTGCAGTGCGCTGTGTAGGTAAAAATTCTGCCCATTTGCTCGAACCAATTGTAAAACAG aTCGTACCGTTGTATACGGTACATAAACATAGCTGTTTCTTATACCTTGGTTCTATATTAGTGGATGAGTACGCAACTGATTCGGAATGTGTTTGGAATCTCGTAAATATGTTACAAGCTTTTATTGGTCCTACTTTTGCTCTTCTTGAACAAGAAGATGGTTTAAAAAATCATCCTGACACAGTAGACGATCTATTCAGGCTGTGTGCTAG ATTTCTTCAAAGAGCTCCTATTCCTTTATTACATTCTCCTGTTATGGTGAGCATTGTAGATTGCGCTATAATGGCTTGCAGTTTGGATCATCGGGATGCTAATAGCTCagtaatgaaatttttttatgatcttTTACATAGTGGCCGCAGTTATAAG GATCGATCGGACTATACGATACGGCGACAACTGGTACAAAGTATATTACAAGAAAAAGGTCAAAcattaatcataaaattattacatgcTGCAGTGTTTGAGTTGTCTTCTTACATGCTATCTGACGTGGCGGATGTTATAATCGAACTTACCCGAAATGATGCAGAC CTTATGTCAAAATGGTTGGAAGAAGCTATTAAGACAATGCCAGCGCAAAATGCAGGAGGAGCTCCGACAGCAACACCCGATCAACTACTTGAATTTCACAGTACAGTCACAAG GTCAGAAACACCAAAAACCGTCACATATGCTCTACGAAATTTCGCGCGCCTGTATCGctaa
- the Ccdc53 gene encoding WASH complex subunit 3: MSDYKIPIIEPTIDYAKVPPINQKRTVSFINHFITHTVTFLNKFALSCEERLFDFENKLQRLEASLEILESRLSSIPGLEQEDNKEQSNVNERDASKLDEVEVRQVDELDNSEPKPKDEENEVQSAASKDPRYEKYFKMLRVGVPKQGIKLKMELEGLDGSVLDNP, from the exons ATGAGTGATTACAAGATACCGATAATCGAGCCAACAATAGACTACGCGAAG GTGCCACCGATCAATCAGAAACGCACGGTCTCTTTCATAAATCACTTCATCACTCACACCGTCACGTTCCTGAATAAGTTTGCCTTGTCCTGCGAGGAGAGATTGTTCGACTTCGAGAATAAACTGCAAAGATTAGAAGCATCGTTAGAGATACTAGAATCACGG CTGTCTTCTATACCTGGTCTAGAACAAGAGGACAATAAAGAACAAAGTAATGTTAATGAGCGTGACGCTAGCAAATTGGACGAGGTAGAAGTACGTCAAGTGGATGAACTTGATAATAGTGAACCGAAACCTAAAGACGAAGAAAACGAAGTACAGTCCGCGGCTAGTAAAGATCCGCGTTATGAAAAATACTTCAAAATGTTACGTGTCGGCGTACCGAAAcaaggaattaaattaaaaatggaaCTGGAAGGACTAGATGGATCTGTGTTGGA cAATCCGTAA
- the Rpl36a gene encoding large ribosomal subunit protein eL42, with amino-acid sequence MVNVPKQRRTFCKKCKLHKNHKVTQYKKSKERHASQGRRRYDRKQQGFGGQTKPIFRKKAKTTKKIVLRMECTECKYRKQIPLKRCKHFELGGDKKRKGQMIQF; translated from the exons ATG GTTAACGTACCGAAGCAGAGACGTACCTTTTGCAAGAAGTGCAAGCTGCATAAGAATCACAAAGTGACGCAGTACAAGAAGAGTAAGGAGCGACATGCCTCGCAAGGCAGAAGACGTTACGACCGCAAACAGCAAGGGTTTGGTGGTCAAACTAAACCTATTTTCAGAAAGAAG gcGAAGACaacaaagaaaattgtatTGAGGATGGAATGTACCGAATGCAAGTATAGGAAACAAATTCCGTTGAAAAGATGCAAGCATTTTGAGTTAGGtggtgataaaaaaagaaag ggTCAAATGATTCAGTTCTAA
- the LOC139104143 gene encoding bacchus isoform X1 — protein sequence MSTKENNEVAVEKVTENDKASADAKCDIKGIKRPAEEKNEETKKQKKEENGDGEVEEEEIEEEIEEEEEVDGDGEEEDDDDDIPEGEEDLEEGEDEEDDDAEGEVEGEVEDDEDDA from the exons ATGAGCACCAAGGAAAATAACGAGGTCGCTGTCGAGAAGGTGACGGAGAACGACAAGGCATCCGCGGACGCGAAATGCGACATCAAGGGGATCAAGAGGCCAGCCGAG GAGAAAAATGAAGAAacaaagaaacagaaaaaggaGGAGAACGGGGACGGAGAGGTAGAAGAAGAGGAGATTGAGGAAGAAAttgaagaggaagaggaagtaGACGGGGACGGAGAGGAGGaggacgatgacgatgacatACCAGAAGGTGAAGAAGATTTAGAAGAAGGTGAAG ACGAAGAAGATGACGACGCGGAAGGTGAAGTAGAAGGTGAGGTAGAAGACGATGAAGACGACGCATAA
- the LOC139104143 gene encoding bacchus isoform X2, translated as MSTKENNEVAVEKVTENDKASADAKCDIKGIKRPAEEKNEETKKQKKEENGDGEVEEEEIEEEIEEEEEVDGDGEEEDDDDDIPEGEEDLEEDEEDDDAEGEVEGEVEDDEDDA; from the exons ATGAGCACCAAGGAAAATAACGAGGTCGCTGTCGAGAAGGTGACGGAGAACGACAAGGCATCCGCGGACGCGAAATGCGACATCAAGGGGATCAAGAGGCCAGCCGAG GAGAAAAATGAAGAAacaaagaaacagaaaaaggaGGAGAACGGGGACGGAGAGGTAGAAGAAGAGGAGATTGAGGAAGAAAttgaagaggaagaggaagtaGACGGGGACGGAGAGGAGGaggacgatgacgatgacatACCAGAAGGTGAAGAAGATTTAGAAGAAG ACGAAGAAGATGACGACGCGGAAGGTGAAGTAGAAGGTGAGGTAGAAGACGATGAAGACGACGCATAA